A single region of the Actinomycetota bacterium genome encodes:
- a CDS encoding PadR family transcriptional regulator — translation MHTHNNSGESCAHGARHARGGFGRHGFKPPFGMGDLAQGFGGFGGGRARRGDVRTAVLRLLSEAPMHGYQIIQELRTRSGGTWTPSPGSVYPTLQLLADEGLVSAEEASGKKVFSLTETGTAEVAKTADQPAPWEEAAQSDSGTAGFRETVGRLMPAVFHIGKDGSPDQIKAAIEILDDARKKLYAILAEG, via the coding sequence ATGCACACTCACAACAACAGTGGCGAGTCCTGCGCCCACGGCGCACGCCACGCCCGCGGCGGTTTCGGCCGACACGGCTTCAAGCCCCCGTTCGGTATGGGCGACCTTGCCCAAGGCTTCGGCGGCTTCGGCGGCGGGCGCGCACGTCGCGGTGACGTTCGCACGGCCGTCTTGCGACTGCTCTCCGAAGCCCCCATGCACGGCTACCAGATCATCCAGGAGCTCAGGACCCGCAGCGGCGGAACCTGGACCCCGAGCCCCGGCTCGGTCTACCCCACGCTCCAGCTGCTCGCCGACGAGGGTCTCGTCAGCGCCGAGGAAGCTTCGGGTAAGAAGGTCTTTAGCCTCACCGAGACCGGCACCGCCGAGGTCGCGAAGACCGCCGATCAGCCCGCACCGTGGGAAGAAGCGGCTCAGAGCGACTCCGGCACCGCGGGCTTCCGCGAGACCGTCGGCCGCCTCATGCCGGCCGTCTTCCATATCGGCAAGGACGGCTCACCCGACCAGATCAAGGCCGCGATCGAGATCTTGGACGACGCTCGCAAGAAGCTCTACGCCATCCTCGCCGAGGGCTAG